One Choloepus didactylus isolate mChoDid1 chromosome 8, mChoDid1.pri, whole genome shotgun sequence DNA window includes the following coding sequences:
- the SOAT2 gene encoding sterol O-acyltransferase 2 isoform X4, with amino-acid sequence MEAREAHLRRRRGLEREEDPPSEEGNTELDSAPDLVQWTRHMEVRGIKVRGQNGQLLQWQEAGAVKTQLLEGALRQLTELLDQAVWEAVQSYPPQGRPLPSIPPDSLSKTQKPSLGKQKVFIIRKSLLDELMEIQHFRTIYHMFIAGLCVFIISTLAIDFIDEGRLVLELDLLIFSFGQLPLTLVTWVPMFLSTLLAPYQALRLWARPRAGGAWTLGAGLGCVLLAVHTAVLGALPLHVAVKQELPPASRCILVFEQVRFLMKSYSFLREAVPRILQARGGEIQAPSFSSYLYFLFCPTLIYRDNYPRTPHIRWNYVAKNFAQALGCVLYACFILSRLCVPVFANMSREPFSTRALVLSILHATLPGIFMLLLIFFAFLHCWLNAFAEMLRFGDRMFYRDWWNSTSFSNYYRTWNVVVHDWLYSYVYQDGLWLLGGRARGAAMLGVFLVSALVHEYIFCFVLGFFYPVMLMLFLVIGGPLNFAMHDRHTGPAWNVLMWTLLFLGQGIQVSLYCQEWYARRHCPLPQFPDDIIKFSACKAWTRAPPSVLPDLTLSQGSLEYMTPPRNPKD; translated from the exons ATGGAGGCCAGGGAGGCCCATTTGCGGAGGAGACGAGGGCTGGAAAGAGAGGAGGACCCACCCTCTGAAGAAG GAAACACTGAGCTGGACAGCGCCCCAGACTTGGTGCAATGGACCCGACATATGGAGGTGAGGGGCATCAAGGTCAGAGGTCAAAATGGACAGCTCCTACAGTGGCAGGAGGCAGGG GCTGTGAAGACACAGTTGCTAGAAGGAGCACTGAGACAGTTGACGGAGCTGCTGGATCAGGCTGTGTGGGAGGCTGTCCAATCCTATCCACCACAGGGCAGACCCCTGCCTTCCATTCCCCCAGATTCCTTGAGCAA GACCCAAAAGCCATCCTTGGGGAAACAGAAAGTTTTCATCATCCGCAAGTCCCTGCTTGA TGAGCTGATGGAGATCCAGCATTTCCGCACCATCTACCACATGTTCATTGCCGGCCTGTGTGTCTTCATCATCAGCACCCTGGCCATCGACTTCATCGATGAGGGCAG GCTGGTGCTGGAGTTGGACCTACTGATCTTCAGCTTCGGACAGCTGCCTTTGACGCTGGTGACATGGGTCCCCATGTTCCTGTCCACTCTGCTGGCCCCCTACCAGGCCCTGCGGCTGTGGGCGAGGCCCCGGGCGGGGGGCGCCTGGACCCTGGGGGCGGGGCTGGGCTGCGTGCTGCTGGCCGTCCACACCGCGGTGCTCGGCGCCCTCCCGCTCCACGTGGCTGTGAAGCAGGAGCTCCCGCCGGCCTCCCGCTGTATCCTAGTCTTTGAGCAG GTCAGGTTCCTGATGAAAAGCTACTCCTTCCTGAGAGAGGCTGTGCCTAGAATTCTTCAGGCCAGGGGAG GTGAGATCCAGGCCCCCAGTTTCTCCAGCTACCTCTACTTCCTCTTCTGCCCCACACTCATCTACAGGGATAATTACCCCAG GACACCCCACATCAGGTGGAATTATGTGGCCAAGAACTTTGCCCAG gccctgggctgtgTGCTCTATGCCTGCTTCATCCTGAGCCGCCTCTGTGTCCCTGTCTTTGCCAACATGAGCCGGGAGCCCTTCAGCACCCGTGCCCTGGTGCTCTCGATTCTGCATGCCACCTTGCCGG GCATCTTCATGCTCCTGCTAATCTTCTTCGCCTTCCTCCACTGCTGGCTCAACGCTTTTGCGGAGATGCTGCGATTTGGAGACAGGATGTTCTACCGG GACTGGTGGAACTCAACATCCTTCTCCAACTACTACCGCACGTGGAATGTGGTGGTCCACGATTGGCTGTACAGCTATGTGTATCAGGATGGGCTATGG CTCCTTGGTGGCCGGGCCAGAGGGGCAGCCATGTTGGGCGTGTTTCTGGTTTCTGCGTTGGTTCATGAGTACATCTTCTGCTTCGTCCTGGGGTTCTTCTACCCCGTCATGCTGATGCTCTTCCTTGTCATTGGAG GGCCCCTGAACTTCGCAATGCATGACCGGCACACGGGTCCAGCATGGAACGTGCTAATGTGGACCCTGCTCTTTCTGGGCCAGGGCATCCAGGTCAGCCTGTACTGCCAGGAATGGTATGCACGGCGgcactgccccctgccccag TTTCCAGATGACATCATCAAGTTCTCTGCCTGCAAAGCCTGGACCAGGGCTCCTCCCTCTGTACTCCCAGACCTGACTCTGAGTCAGGGAAGTCTGGAATACATGACTCcaccaaggaatcccaaggactGA
- the SOAT2 gene encoding sterol O-acyltransferase 2 isoform X8 gives MEAREAHLRRRRGLEREEDPPSEEGNTELDSAPDLVQWTRHMEVRGIKVRGQNGQLLQWQEAGAVKTQLLEGALRQLTELLDQAVWEAVQSYPPQGRPLPSIPPDSLSKTQKPSLGKQKVFIIRKSLLDELMEIQHFRTIYHMFIAGLCVFIISTLAIDFIDEGRLVLELDLLIFSFGQLPLTLVTWVPMFLSTLLAPYQALRLWARPRAGGAWTLGAGLGCVLLAVHTAVLGALPLHVAVKQELPPASRCILVFEQGLERGSKEMQTTWALLNKYNPTPRRVTEASQVRFLMKSYSFLREAVPRILQARGGEIQAPSFSSYLYFLFCPTLIYRDNYPRTPHIRWNYVAKNFAQALGCVLYACFILSRLCVPVFANMSREPFSTRALVLSILHATLPGIFMLLLIFFAFLHCWLNAFAEMLRFGDRMFYRDWWNSTSFSNYYRTWNVVVHDWLYSYVYQDGLWLLGGRARGAAMLGVFLVSALVHEYIFCFVLGFFYPVMLMLFLVIGGHPGQPVLPGMVCTAALPPAPVSR, from the exons ATGGAGGCCAGGGAGGCCCATTTGCGGAGGAGACGAGGGCTGGAAAGAGAGGAGGACCCACCCTCTGAAGAAG GAAACACTGAGCTGGACAGCGCCCCAGACTTGGTGCAATGGACCCGACATATGGAGGTGAGGGGCATCAAGGTCAGAGGTCAAAATGGACAGCTCCTACAGTGGCAGGAGGCAGGG GCTGTGAAGACACAGTTGCTAGAAGGAGCACTGAGACAGTTGACGGAGCTGCTGGATCAGGCTGTGTGGGAGGCTGTCCAATCCTATCCACCACAGGGCAGACCCCTGCCTTCCATTCCCCCAGATTCCTTGAGCAA GACCCAAAAGCCATCCTTGGGGAAACAGAAAGTTTTCATCATCCGCAAGTCCCTGCTTGA TGAGCTGATGGAGATCCAGCATTTCCGCACCATCTACCACATGTTCATTGCCGGCCTGTGTGTCTTCATCATCAGCACCCTGGCCATCGACTTCATCGATGAGGGCAG GCTGGTGCTGGAGTTGGACCTACTGATCTTCAGCTTCGGACAGCTGCCTTTGACGCTGGTGACATGGGTCCCCATGTTCCTGTCCACTCTGCTGGCCCCCTACCAGGCCCTGCGGCTGTGGGCGAGGCCCCGGGCGGGGGGCGCCTGGACCCTGGGGGCGGGGCTGGGCTGCGTGCTGCTGGCCGTCCACACCGCGGTGCTCGGCGCCCTCCCGCTCCACGTGGCTGTGAAGCAGGAGCTCCCGCCGGCCTCCCGCTGTATCCTAGTCTTTGAGCAG GGACTTGAGAGAGGCTCGAAGGAAATGCAAACGACATGGGCGCTGCTAAACAAATATAATCCAACTCCGCGGAGAGTCACAGAGGCTTCGCAG GTCAGGTTCCTGATGAAAAGCTACTCCTTCCTGAGAGAGGCTGTGCCTAGAATTCTTCAGGCCAGGGGAG GTGAGATCCAGGCCCCCAGTTTCTCCAGCTACCTCTACTTCCTCTTCTGCCCCACACTCATCTACAGGGATAATTACCCCAG GACACCCCACATCAGGTGGAATTATGTGGCCAAGAACTTTGCCCAG gccctgggctgtgTGCTCTATGCCTGCTTCATCCTGAGCCGCCTCTGTGTCCCTGTCTTTGCCAACATGAGCCGGGAGCCCTTCAGCACCCGTGCCCTGGTGCTCTCGATTCTGCATGCCACCTTGCCGG GCATCTTCATGCTCCTGCTAATCTTCTTCGCCTTCCTCCACTGCTGGCTCAACGCTTTTGCGGAGATGCTGCGATTTGGAGACAGGATGTTCTACCGG GACTGGTGGAACTCAACATCCTTCTCCAACTACTACCGCACGTGGAATGTGGTGGTCCACGATTGGCTGTACAGCTATGTGTATCAGGATGGGCTATGG CTCCTTGGTGGCCGGGCCAGAGGGGCAGCCATGTTGGGCGTGTTTCTGGTTTCTGCGTTGGTTCATGAGTACATCTTCTGCTTCGTCCTGGGGTTCTTCTACCCCGTCATGCTGATGCTCTTCCTTGTCATTGGAG GGCATCCAGGTCAGCCTGTACTGCCAGGAATGGTATGCACGGCGgcactgccccctgccccag TTTCCAGATGA
- the SOAT2 gene encoding sterol O-acyltransferase 2 isoform X5 — translation MEAREAHLRRRRGLEREEDPPSEEGNTELDSAPDLVQWTRHMEVRGIKVRGQNGQLLQWQEAGAVKTQLLEGALRQLTELLDQAVWEAVQSYPPQGRPLPSIPPDSLSKTQKPSLGKQKVFIIRKSLLDELMEIQHFRTIYHMFIAGLCVFIISTLAIDFIDEGRLVLELDLLIFSFGQLPLTLVTWVPMFLSTLLAPYQALRLWARPRAGGAWTLGAGLGCVLLAVHTAVLGALPLHVAVKQELPPASRCILVFEQGLERGSKEMQTTWALLNKYNPTPRRVTEASQVRFLMKSYSFLREAVPRILQARGGEIQAPSFSSYLYFLFCPTLIYRDNYPRTPHIRWNYVAKNFAQALGCVLYACFILSRLCVPVFANMSREPFSTRALVLSILHATLPGIFMLLLIFFAFLHCWLNAFAEMLRFGDRMFYRDWWNSTSFSNYYRTWNVVVHDWLYSYVYQDGLWLLGGRARGAAMLGVFLVSALVHEYIFCFVLGFFYPVMLMLFLVIGGHPGQPVLPGMVCTAALPPAPDNLLGANDASVMVLPYLKVRAPSVSR, via the exons ATGGAGGCCAGGGAGGCCCATTTGCGGAGGAGACGAGGGCTGGAAAGAGAGGAGGACCCACCCTCTGAAGAAG GAAACACTGAGCTGGACAGCGCCCCAGACTTGGTGCAATGGACCCGACATATGGAGGTGAGGGGCATCAAGGTCAGAGGTCAAAATGGACAGCTCCTACAGTGGCAGGAGGCAGGG GCTGTGAAGACACAGTTGCTAGAAGGAGCACTGAGACAGTTGACGGAGCTGCTGGATCAGGCTGTGTGGGAGGCTGTCCAATCCTATCCACCACAGGGCAGACCCCTGCCTTCCATTCCCCCAGATTCCTTGAGCAA GACCCAAAAGCCATCCTTGGGGAAACAGAAAGTTTTCATCATCCGCAAGTCCCTGCTTGA TGAGCTGATGGAGATCCAGCATTTCCGCACCATCTACCACATGTTCATTGCCGGCCTGTGTGTCTTCATCATCAGCACCCTGGCCATCGACTTCATCGATGAGGGCAG GCTGGTGCTGGAGTTGGACCTACTGATCTTCAGCTTCGGACAGCTGCCTTTGACGCTGGTGACATGGGTCCCCATGTTCCTGTCCACTCTGCTGGCCCCCTACCAGGCCCTGCGGCTGTGGGCGAGGCCCCGGGCGGGGGGCGCCTGGACCCTGGGGGCGGGGCTGGGCTGCGTGCTGCTGGCCGTCCACACCGCGGTGCTCGGCGCCCTCCCGCTCCACGTGGCTGTGAAGCAGGAGCTCCCGCCGGCCTCCCGCTGTATCCTAGTCTTTGAGCAG GGACTTGAGAGAGGCTCGAAGGAAATGCAAACGACATGGGCGCTGCTAAACAAATATAATCCAACTCCGCGGAGAGTCACAGAGGCTTCGCAG GTCAGGTTCCTGATGAAAAGCTACTCCTTCCTGAGAGAGGCTGTGCCTAGAATTCTTCAGGCCAGGGGAG GTGAGATCCAGGCCCCCAGTTTCTCCAGCTACCTCTACTTCCTCTTCTGCCCCACACTCATCTACAGGGATAATTACCCCAG GACACCCCACATCAGGTGGAATTATGTGGCCAAGAACTTTGCCCAG gccctgggctgtgTGCTCTATGCCTGCTTCATCCTGAGCCGCCTCTGTGTCCCTGTCTTTGCCAACATGAGCCGGGAGCCCTTCAGCACCCGTGCCCTGGTGCTCTCGATTCTGCATGCCACCTTGCCGG GCATCTTCATGCTCCTGCTAATCTTCTTCGCCTTCCTCCACTGCTGGCTCAACGCTTTTGCGGAGATGCTGCGATTTGGAGACAGGATGTTCTACCGG GACTGGTGGAACTCAACATCCTTCTCCAACTACTACCGCACGTGGAATGTGGTGGTCCACGATTGGCTGTACAGCTATGTGTATCAGGATGGGCTATGG CTCCTTGGTGGCCGGGCCAGAGGGGCAGCCATGTTGGGCGTGTTTCTGGTTTCTGCGTTGGTTCATGAGTACATCTTCTGCTTCGTCCTGGGGTTCTTCTACCCCGTCATGCTGATGCTCTTCCTTGTCATTGGAG GGCATCCAGGTCAGCCTGTACTGCCAGGAATGGTATGCACGGCGgcactgccccctgccccag ACAACCTTCTGGGGGCTAATGACGCCTCGGTCATGGTCCTGCCGTACCTAAAGGTCAGGGCACCCTCAGTTTCCAGATGA
- the SOAT2 gene encoding sterol O-acyltransferase 2 isoform X9 produces MEAREAHLRRRRGLEREEDPPSEEGNTELDSAPDLVQWTRHMEAVKTQLLEGALRQLTELLDQAVWEAVQSYPPQGRPLPSIPPDSLSKTQKPSLGKQKVFIIRKSLLDELMEIQHFRTIYHMFIAGLCVFIISTLAIDFIDEGRLVLELDLLIFSFGQLPLTLVTWVPMFLSTLLAPYQALRLWARPRAGGAWTLGAGLGCVLLAVHTAVLGALPLHVAVKQELPPASRCILVFEQVRFLMKSYSFLREAVPRILQARGGEIQAPSFSSYLYFLFCPTLIYRDNYPRTPHIRWNYVAKNFAQALGCVLYACFILSRLCVPVFANMSREPFSTRALVLSILHATLPGIFMLLLIFFAFLHCWLNAFAEMLRFGDRMFYRDWWNSTSFSNYYRTWNVVVHDWLYSYVYQDGLWLLGGRARGAAMLGVFLVSALVHEYIFCFVLGFFYPVMLMLFLVIGGPLNFAMHDRHTGPAWNVLMWTLLFLGQGIQVSLYCQEWYARRHCPLPQTTFWGLMTPRSWSCRT; encoded by the exons ATGGAGGCCAGGGAGGCCCATTTGCGGAGGAGACGAGGGCTGGAAAGAGAGGAGGACCCACCCTCTGAAGAAG GAAACACTGAGCTGGACAGCGCCCCAGACTTGGTGCAATGGACCCGACATATGGAG GCTGTGAAGACACAGTTGCTAGAAGGAGCACTGAGACAGTTGACGGAGCTGCTGGATCAGGCTGTGTGGGAGGCTGTCCAATCCTATCCACCACAGGGCAGACCCCTGCCTTCCATTCCCCCAGATTCCTTGAGCAA GACCCAAAAGCCATCCTTGGGGAAACAGAAAGTTTTCATCATCCGCAAGTCCCTGCTTGA TGAGCTGATGGAGATCCAGCATTTCCGCACCATCTACCACATGTTCATTGCCGGCCTGTGTGTCTTCATCATCAGCACCCTGGCCATCGACTTCATCGATGAGGGCAG GCTGGTGCTGGAGTTGGACCTACTGATCTTCAGCTTCGGACAGCTGCCTTTGACGCTGGTGACATGGGTCCCCATGTTCCTGTCCACTCTGCTGGCCCCCTACCAGGCCCTGCGGCTGTGGGCGAGGCCCCGGGCGGGGGGCGCCTGGACCCTGGGGGCGGGGCTGGGCTGCGTGCTGCTGGCCGTCCACACCGCGGTGCTCGGCGCCCTCCCGCTCCACGTGGCTGTGAAGCAGGAGCTCCCGCCGGCCTCCCGCTGTATCCTAGTCTTTGAGCAG GTCAGGTTCCTGATGAAAAGCTACTCCTTCCTGAGAGAGGCTGTGCCTAGAATTCTTCAGGCCAGGGGAG GTGAGATCCAGGCCCCCAGTTTCTCCAGCTACCTCTACTTCCTCTTCTGCCCCACACTCATCTACAGGGATAATTACCCCAG GACACCCCACATCAGGTGGAATTATGTGGCCAAGAACTTTGCCCAG gccctgggctgtgTGCTCTATGCCTGCTTCATCCTGAGCCGCCTCTGTGTCCCTGTCTTTGCCAACATGAGCCGGGAGCCCTTCAGCACCCGTGCCCTGGTGCTCTCGATTCTGCATGCCACCTTGCCGG GCATCTTCATGCTCCTGCTAATCTTCTTCGCCTTCCTCCACTGCTGGCTCAACGCTTTTGCGGAGATGCTGCGATTTGGAGACAGGATGTTCTACCGG GACTGGTGGAACTCAACATCCTTCTCCAACTACTACCGCACGTGGAATGTGGTGGTCCACGATTGGCTGTACAGCTATGTGTATCAGGATGGGCTATGG CTCCTTGGTGGCCGGGCCAGAGGGGCAGCCATGTTGGGCGTGTTTCTGGTTTCTGCGTTGGTTCATGAGTACATCTTCTGCTTCGTCCTGGGGTTCTTCTACCCCGTCATGCTGATGCTCTTCCTTGTCATTGGAG GGCCCCTGAACTTCGCAATGCATGACCGGCACACGGGTCCAGCATGGAACGTGCTAATGTGGACCCTGCTCTTTCTGGGCCAGGGCATCCAGGTCAGCCTGTACTGCCAGGAATGGTATGCACGGCGgcactgccccctgccccag ACAACCTTCTGGGGGCTAATGACGCCTCGGTCATGGTCCTGCCGTACCTAA
- the SOAT2 gene encoding sterol O-acyltransferase 2 isoform X3, with the protein MEAREAHLRRRRGLEREEDPPSEEGNTELDSAPDLVQWTRHMEVRGIKVRGQNGQLLQWQEAGAVKTQLLEGALRQLTELLDQAVWEAVQSYPPQGRPLPSIPPDSLSKTQKPSLGKQKVFIIRKSLLDELMEIQHFRTIYHMFIAGLCVFIISTLAIDFIDEGRLVLELDLLIFSFGQLPLTLVTWVPMFLSTLLAPYQALRLWARPRAGGAWTLGAGLGCVLLAVHTAVLGALPLHVAVKQELPPASRCILVFEQGLERGSKEMQTTWALLNKYNPTPRRVTEASQVRFLMKSYSFLREAVPRILQARGGEIQAPSFSSYLYFLFCPTLIYRDNYPRTPHIRWNYVAKNFAQALGCVLYACFILSRLCVPVFANMSREPFSTRALVLSILHATLPGIFMLLLIFFAFLHCWLNAFAEMLRFGDRMFYRDWWNSTSFSNYYRTWNVVVHDWLYSYVYQDGLWLLGGRARGAAMLGVFLVSALVHEYIFCFVLGFFYPVMLMLFLVIGGPLNFAMHDRHTGPAWNVLMWTLLFLGQGIQVSLYCQEWYARRHCPLPQTTFWGLMTPRSWSCRT; encoded by the exons ATGGAGGCCAGGGAGGCCCATTTGCGGAGGAGACGAGGGCTGGAAAGAGAGGAGGACCCACCCTCTGAAGAAG GAAACACTGAGCTGGACAGCGCCCCAGACTTGGTGCAATGGACCCGACATATGGAGGTGAGGGGCATCAAGGTCAGAGGTCAAAATGGACAGCTCCTACAGTGGCAGGAGGCAGGG GCTGTGAAGACACAGTTGCTAGAAGGAGCACTGAGACAGTTGACGGAGCTGCTGGATCAGGCTGTGTGGGAGGCTGTCCAATCCTATCCACCACAGGGCAGACCCCTGCCTTCCATTCCCCCAGATTCCTTGAGCAA GACCCAAAAGCCATCCTTGGGGAAACAGAAAGTTTTCATCATCCGCAAGTCCCTGCTTGA TGAGCTGATGGAGATCCAGCATTTCCGCACCATCTACCACATGTTCATTGCCGGCCTGTGTGTCTTCATCATCAGCACCCTGGCCATCGACTTCATCGATGAGGGCAG GCTGGTGCTGGAGTTGGACCTACTGATCTTCAGCTTCGGACAGCTGCCTTTGACGCTGGTGACATGGGTCCCCATGTTCCTGTCCACTCTGCTGGCCCCCTACCAGGCCCTGCGGCTGTGGGCGAGGCCCCGGGCGGGGGGCGCCTGGACCCTGGGGGCGGGGCTGGGCTGCGTGCTGCTGGCCGTCCACACCGCGGTGCTCGGCGCCCTCCCGCTCCACGTGGCTGTGAAGCAGGAGCTCCCGCCGGCCTCCCGCTGTATCCTAGTCTTTGAGCAG GGACTTGAGAGAGGCTCGAAGGAAATGCAAACGACATGGGCGCTGCTAAACAAATATAATCCAACTCCGCGGAGAGTCACAGAGGCTTCGCAG GTCAGGTTCCTGATGAAAAGCTACTCCTTCCTGAGAGAGGCTGTGCCTAGAATTCTTCAGGCCAGGGGAG GTGAGATCCAGGCCCCCAGTTTCTCCAGCTACCTCTACTTCCTCTTCTGCCCCACACTCATCTACAGGGATAATTACCCCAG GACACCCCACATCAGGTGGAATTATGTGGCCAAGAACTTTGCCCAG gccctgggctgtgTGCTCTATGCCTGCTTCATCCTGAGCCGCCTCTGTGTCCCTGTCTTTGCCAACATGAGCCGGGAGCCCTTCAGCACCCGTGCCCTGGTGCTCTCGATTCTGCATGCCACCTTGCCGG GCATCTTCATGCTCCTGCTAATCTTCTTCGCCTTCCTCCACTGCTGGCTCAACGCTTTTGCGGAGATGCTGCGATTTGGAGACAGGATGTTCTACCGG GACTGGTGGAACTCAACATCCTTCTCCAACTACTACCGCACGTGGAATGTGGTGGTCCACGATTGGCTGTACAGCTATGTGTATCAGGATGGGCTATGG CTCCTTGGTGGCCGGGCCAGAGGGGCAGCCATGTTGGGCGTGTTTCTGGTTTCTGCGTTGGTTCATGAGTACATCTTCTGCTTCGTCCTGGGGTTCTTCTACCCCGTCATGCTGATGCTCTTCCTTGTCATTGGAG GGCCCCTGAACTTCGCAATGCATGACCGGCACACGGGTCCAGCATGGAACGTGCTAATGTGGACCCTGCTCTTTCTGGGCCAGGGCATCCAGGTCAGCCTGTACTGCCAGGAATGGTATGCACGGCGgcactgccccctgccccag ACAACCTTCTGGGGGCTAATGACGCCTCGGTCATGGTCCTGCCGTACCTAA
- the SOAT2 gene encoding sterol O-acyltransferase 2 isoform X12 — MEAREAHLRRRRGLEREEDPPSEEGNTELDSAPDLVQWTRHMEVRGIKVRGQNGQLLQWQEAGAVKTQLLEGALRQLTELLDQAVWEAVQSYPPQGRPLPSIPPDSLSKTQKPSLGKQKVFIIRKSLLDELMEIQHFRTIYHMFIAGLCVFIISTLAIDFIDEGRLVLELDLLIFSFGQLPLTLVTWVPMFLSTLLAPYQALRLWARPRAGGAWTLGAGLGCVLLAVHTAVLGALPLHVAVKQELPPASRCILVFEQGLERGSKEMQTTWALLNKYNPTPRRVTEASQVRFLMKSYSFLREAVPRILQARGGEIQAPSFSSYLYFLFCPTLIYRDNYPRHLHAPANLLRLPPLLAQRFCGDAAIWRQDVLPGLVELNILLQLLPHVECGGPRLAVQLCVSGWAMAPWWPGQRGSHVGRVSGFCVGS, encoded by the exons ATGGAGGCCAGGGAGGCCCATTTGCGGAGGAGACGAGGGCTGGAAAGAGAGGAGGACCCACCCTCTGAAGAAG GAAACACTGAGCTGGACAGCGCCCCAGACTTGGTGCAATGGACCCGACATATGGAGGTGAGGGGCATCAAGGTCAGAGGTCAAAATGGACAGCTCCTACAGTGGCAGGAGGCAGGG GCTGTGAAGACACAGTTGCTAGAAGGAGCACTGAGACAGTTGACGGAGCTGCTGGATCAGGCTGTGTGGGAGGCTGTCCAATCCTATCCACCACAGGGCAGACCCCTGCCTTCCATTCCCCCAGATTCCTTGAGCAA GACCCAAAAGCCATCCTTGGGGAAACAGAAAGTTTTCATCATCCGCAAGTCCCTGCTTGA TGAGCTGATGGAGATCCAGCATTTCCGCACCATCTACCACATGTTCATTGCCGGCCTGTGTGTCTTCATCATCAGCACCCTGGCCATCGACTTCATCGATGAGGGCAG GCTGGTGCTGGAGTTGGACCTACTGATCTTCAGCTTCGGACAGCTGCCTTTGACGCTGGTGACATGGGTCCCCATGTTCCTGTCCACTCTGCTGGCCCCCTACCAGGCCCTGCGGCTGTGGGCGAGGCCCCGGGCGGGGGGCGCCTGGACCCTGGGGGCGGGGCTGGGCTGCGTGCTGCTGGCCGTCCACACCGCGGTGCTCGGCGCCCTCCCGCTCCACGTGGCTGTGAAGCAGGAGCTCCCGCCGGCCTCCCGCTGTATCCTAGTCTTTGAGCAG GGACTTGAGAGAGGCTCGAAGGAAATGCAAACGACATGGGCGCTGCTAAACAAATATAATCCAACTCCGCGGAGAGTCACAGAGGCTTCGCAG GTCAGGTTCCTGATGAAAAGCTACTCCTTCCTGAGAGAGGCTGTGCCTAGAATTCTTCAGGCCAGGGGAG GTGAGATCCAGGCCCCCAGTTTCTCCAGCTACCTCTACTTCCTCTTCTGCCCCACACTCATCTACAGGGATAATTACCCCAG GCATCTTCATGCTCCTGCTAATCTTCTTCGCCTTCCTCCACTGCTGGCTCAACGCTTTTGCGGAGATGCTGCGATTTGGAGACAGGATGTTCTACCGG GACTGGTGGAACTCAACATCCTTCTCCAACTACTACCGCACGTGGAATGTGGTGGTCCACGATTGGCTGTACAGCTATGTGTATCAGGATGGGCTATGG CTCCTTGGTGGCCGGGCCAGAGGGGCAGCCATGTTGGGCGTGTTTCTGGTTTCTGCGTTGGTTCATGA